One genomic region from Paramormyrops kingsleyae isolate MSU_618 chromosome 24, PKINGS_0.4, whole genome shotgun sequence encodes:
- the LOC111860832 gene encoding tsukushi-like: MAAFPSLNLILSLLPLVAAVKNCHPGCHCVVESYGLFSSFSLTKVDCSGVKLGTGPLPIPLDTAYLDLSSGSLRTVHGSMLRGPGYTTLVGLDLSHNRISEVDYGAFAQLRYLESLDLSHNGLEELEEGWLTRLPLADVDLSHNRLRKLQLGALATGAHGRPVNVDISDNLLTTVTRDPRAAPPNLQTLSLARNHLTSVPSLHGVPLRYLNLDGNPISAISRGSFSGLTDLVHLSLAGLPALFVLHPHSFEDLRSLQVLDLSNNTRLGSLDPEVLVDLVSLQELNLSNSGVTTLPEDILKHLPSLRSLMLSGIRCQRTHRLGSFHQHIGTMSGGEMLTCDNMGVVL; this comes from the coding sequence ATGGCTGCTTTTCCAAGTCTCAACCTTATTCTGTCGCTGCTCCCCCTTGTGGCAGCAGTGAAGAACTGCCACCCCGGGTGTCATTGTGTGGTGGAGAGCTATGGCCTATTCAGCAGCTTCAGCCTGACCAAGGTGGACTGCAGTGGTGTGAAGCTAGGTACTGGCCCTCTTCCTATCCCCCTGGACACGGCTTACCTGGACCTGTCCTCGGGCTCCCTGCGTACCGTCCACGGCTCCATGCTGAGAGGACCTGGCTATACCACCCTGGTGGGTCTGGACCTGAGCCACAATCGCATCTCAGAGGTGGACTATGGGGCCTTCGCCCAGCTGCGGTACCTGGAGAGCCTAGACCTGAGCCACAACgggctggaggagctggaggagggcTGGCTCACCAGGCTCCCCTTGGCCGACGTGGACCTGAGCCACAACCGCCTTCGGAAGCTGCAGCTCGGCGCCTTGGCCACTGGCGCCCACGGCCGGCCCGTCAACGTGGACATCTCGGACAACCTACTGACCACCGTCACCCGGGATCCGCGGGCTGCCCCTCCCAACCTGCAGACCCTGAGCCTGGCGAGGAACCACCTGACGTCTGTGCCCAGTCTCCATGGCGTCCCGCTCCGATACTTGAACCTGGATGGCAACCCGATCTCCGCCATCTCCCGGGGCTCCTTCAGCGGGCTCACAGACCTGGTCCACCTGTCCCTCGCTGGACTCCCTGCATTGTTCGTCTTGCATCCCCACAGCTTCGAGGACCTCAGAAGCCTGCAGGTCCTTGACCTGTCCAACAACACCAGGCTCGGGTCTCTGGACCCCGAGGTTCTTGTAGACCTGGTCTCTTTGCAGGAGCTCAACCTGTCCAACTCTGGAGTGACCACTTTGCCTGAGGACATCTTGAAGCACTTGCCAAGCCTCAGGAGCTTAATGCTAAGTGGAATTCGGTGCCAGAGGACTCACAGGCTGGGCTCGTTTCACCAGCACATAGGAACCATGAGTGGGGGGGAGATGCTAACCTGTGACAACATGGGTGTGGTTCTGTGA
- the LOC111860925 gene encoding glycerophosphodiester phosphodiesterase domain-containing protein 5-like isoform X2, translated as MVKHQPLQVYERQLCLSCLTGIYGCRWQRYQRSHDDSTKWERLWFFILCAIFLLLLVWTYFWWATQNDYSELNWLLYNRSGEWTDGTVTIVAATATGFTYVTFLMILAVCHMPVGQQLHLYWLHKVMLTAVFLTTVVGFVYISGVWGDEWKTVLISLQVMGPVLQLGALTVITLLAWVVAGQVARAESMNSQVALALTYLAVLLAIYLAPLSISSPCLKGRGNFTTRPAVLGRRGAPMLAPENTLMSFRKALEQKVSGLEADVAISLDGVPFLMRAGSLRRTTDVQKVFPKRQWEDPSSFRWAELSALNAGRWFVRDDPFWTVRSMTPQEISWAANQTVCSLAELLASVVQSNTSVLLRLQRPPPGHPRHLTWLNDTLQTVLRSGVLQKQVLWTPDWERDMVRRVASGLQQTSEEKLPVDALHERGLLRVYLRYDRLSATEIRELSSHNVSVTLFTVNVPWLYSALWCSGVSSVSSDAPHILKNVPSPIWLVSPDKYCLVWITSDLISFAIVITVFTFQRNRQWHGGHRGTVPVHREWVRLLHKRRCFPLTVVSPSGSIWN; from the exons ATGGTCAAACACCAACCCTTGCAGGTGTACGAGAGGCAGCTGTGCTTGTCATGCCTGACTGGGATCTACGGGTGTCGCTGGCAGCGGTACCAGCGGTCACATGACGACAGCACAAAG TGGGAGCGACTCTGGTTCTTCATTCTCTGTGCCATCTTCCTCCTGCTCCTCGTCTGGACCTACTTCTGGTGGGCCACTCAGAATGACTACAGCGAACTGAACTG GCTGCTGTATAACCGATCGGGGGAGTGGACAGATGGGACAGTCACCATAGTTGCTGCCACGGCCACCGGCTTCACCtatgttacatttttaatg atTTTGGCAGTATGTCACATGCCGGTGGGACAGCAGCTGCACCTCTACTGGCTGCACAAG GTCATGCTTACTGCAGTGTTCCTGACCACAGTCGTTGGGTTTGTTTACATCAGCGGCGTTTGGGGTGACGAATGGAAGACTGTGCTCATATCCCTGCAG GTCATGGGCCCCGTCCTGCAGCTGGGAGCCCTCACTGTCATCACACTGCTGGCCTGGGTGGTGGCGGGACAGGTCGCCCGTGCCGAGAGCATGA ACAGCCAGGTGGCGCTGGCACTCACCTATCTGGCCGTTCTGCTGGCCATCTACCTGGCCCCACTCTCCATCTCTTCCCCCTGTCTGAAGGGCCGGGGGAACTTCACTACACGGCCTGCTGTGCTTGGTCGCCGGGGTGCCCCCATG CTGGCACCTGAGAACACGCTCATGTCTTTCCGCAAGGCCTTGGAACAGAAGGTCAGCGGGCTGGAGGCAGATGTGGCAATCAG CCTGGACGGCGTGCCCTTCCTGATGCGGGCCGGCTCGCTGAGGAGGACCACGGACGTGCAGAAGGTGTTCCCCAAGCGCCAGTGGGAGGATCCCTCCTCATTTAGATGGGCGGAGCTGTCAGCCCTCAATGCGGGCCGCTGGTTTGTCAGG GACGACCCCTTCTGGACAGTGAGGTCTATGACCCCCCAGGAGATCAGCTGGGCGGCCAACCAGACAGTGTGCAGCCTGGCGGAGCTGCTGGCTTCGGTGGTGCAGTCCAAcacctctgtgctgctccgccTGCAGCGTCCGCCCCCAGGGCACCCGCGTCACCTGACCTGGCTGAATGACACCCTGCAGACGGTCTTGCGCTCTGGTGTCCTGCAGAAgcag GTGCTGTGGACCCCTGATTGGGAGCGGGATATGGTCCGGCGTGTGGCATCTGGGCTACAACAGACCTCCGAGGAGAAACTTCCCGTGGATGCTCTGCACGAACGAGGCCTCCTCCGCGTCTATCTGCGCTACGATCGGCTTTCTGCAACCGAGATCCG GGAGCTTTCCTCGCACAACGTGAGCGTCACTCTCTTCACAGTCAACGTGCCGTGGCTCTACTCAGCGCTCTGGTGCAGTGGGGTCTCCTCGGTCTCTTCCGACGCCCCCCACATCCTAAAAAACGTGCCTTCACCCATCTGGCTCGTG AGCCCTGATAAATACTGCTTGGTCTGGATAACATCGGATCTCATCTCATTTGCCATCGTTATCACAGTGTTTACGTTCCAGAG
- the LOC111860925 gene encoding glycerophosphodiester phosphodiesterase domain-containing protein 5-like isoform X1 — protein sequence MVKHQPLQVYERQLCLSCLTGIYGCRWQRYQRSHDDSTKWERLWFFILCAIFLLLLVWTYFWWATQNDYSELNWLLYNRSGEWTDGTVTIVAATATGFTYVTFLMILAVCHMPVGQQLHLYWLHKVMLTAVFLTTVVGFVYISGVWGDEWKTVLISLQVMGPVLQLGALTVITLLAWVVAGQVARAESMNSQVALALTYLAVLLAIYLAPLSISSPCLKGRGNFTTRPAVLGRRGAPMLAPENTLMSFRKALEQKVSGLEADVAISLDGVPFLMRAGSLRRTTDVQKVFPKRQWEDPSSFRWAELSALNAGRWFVRDDPFWTVRSMTPQEISWAANQTVCSLAELLASVVQSNTSVLLRLQRPPPGHPRHLTWLNDTLQTVLRSGVLQKQVLWTPDWERDMVRRVASGLQQTSEEKLPVDALHERGLLRVYLRYDRLSATEIRELSSHNVSVTLFTVNVPWLYSALWCSGVSSVSSDAPHILKNVPSPIWLVSPDKYCLVWITSDLISFAIVITVFTFQRWRMSGMHRYNPEQIMLSAAVRRSSREVSLMKEKLIFAEIDNGMGATEGLSLYTENGYDCYTNEGVSR from the exons ATGGTCAAACACCAACCCTTGCAGGTGTACGAGAGGCAGCTGTGCTTGTCATGCCTGACTGGGATCTACGGGTGTCGCTGGCAGCGGTACCAGCGGTCACATGACGACAGCACAAAG TGGGAGCGACTCTGGTTCTTCATTCTCTGTGCCATCTTCCTCCTGCTCCTCGTCTGGACCTACTTCTGGTGGGCCACTCAGAATGACTACAGCGAACTGAACTG GCTGCTGTATAACCGATCGGGGGAGTGGACAGATGGGACAGTCACCATAGTTGCTGCCACGGCCACCGGCTTCACCtatgttacatttttaatg atTTTGGCAGTATGTCACATGCCGGTGGGACAGCAGCTGCACCTCTACTGGCTGCACAAG GTCATGCTTACTGCAGTGTTCCTGACCACAGTCGTTGGGTTTGTTTACATCAGCGGCGTTTGGGGTGACGAATGGAAGACTGTGCTCATATCCCTGCAG GTCATGGGCCCCGTCCTGCAGCTGGGAGCCCTCACTGTCATCACACTGCTGGCCTGGGTGGTGGCGGGACAGGTCGCCCGTGCCGAGAGCATGA ACAGCCAGGTGGCGCTGGCACTCACCTATCTGGCCGTTCTGCTGGCCATCTACCTGGCCCCACTCTCCATCTCTTCCCCCTGTCTGAAGGGCCGGGGGAACTTCACTACACGGCCTGCTGTGCTTGGTCGCCGGGGTGCCCCCATG CTGGCACCTGAGAACACGCTCATGTCTTTCCGCAAGGCCTTGGAACAGAAGGTCAGCGGGCTGGAGGCAGATGTGGCAATCAG CCTGGACGGCGTGCCCTTCCTGATGCGGGCCGGCTCGCTGAGGAGGACCACGGACGTGCAGAAGGTGTTCCCCAAGCGCCAGTGGGAGGATCCCTCCTCATTTAGATGGGCGGAGCTGTCAGCCCTCAATGCGGGCCGCTGGTTTGTCAGG GACGACCCCTTCTGGACAGTGAGGTCTATGACCCCCCAGGAGATCAGCTGGGCGGCCAACCAGACAGTGTGCAGCCTGGCGGAGCTGCTGGCTTCGGTGGTGCAGTCCAAcacctctgtgctgctccgccTGCAGCGTCCGCCCCCAGGGCACCCGCGTCACCTGACCTGGCTGAATGACACCCTGCAGACGGTCTTGCGCTCTGGTGTCCTGCAGAAgcag GTGCTGTGGACCCCTGATTGGGAGCGGGATATGGTCCGGCGTGTGGCATCTGGGCTACAACAGACCTCCGAGGAGAAACTTCCCGTGGATGCTCTGCACGAACGAGGCCTCCTCCGCGTCTATCTGCGCTACGATCGGCTTTCTGCAACCGAGATCCG GGAGCTTTCCTCGCACAACGTGAGCGTCACTCTCTTCACAGTCAACGTGCCGTGGCTCTACTCAGCGCTCTGGTGCAGTGGGGTCTCCTCGGTCTCTTCCGACGCCCCCCACATCCTAAAAAACGTGCCTTCACCCATCTGGCTCGTG AGCCCTGATAAATACTGCTTGGTCTGGATAACATCGGATCTCATCTCATTTGCCATCGTTATCACAGTGTTTACGTTCCAGAG GTGGCGAATGAGCGGCATGCACCGTTATAACCCTGAGCAAATCATGCTGAGTGCGGCGGTTCGGAGGTCCAGCCGGGAGGTCAGCCTCATGAAAGAGAAGCTCATCTtcgcag
- the LOC111860773 gene encoding serpin H1-like: protein MLLLTMVTLCLLVMAASSEDKALSSHAATMADNSASLAFNLYHTMAKEKDLENILISPVVVASTLGLVALAGKESTPSQVKAVLGADKVLDEHLHAGLAELLTDVSNSTARNVTWKLGSRLYGPSSISFADGFVQSSKKFYNVEHSKINFRDKKTAMKSINTWMSKSTGGKLPEVIKDMERTDGAMIINAMFFKPHWHEQFHHKMVDDRTFLVHHSLTISLPMMHRTGLYPFFEDKDNKLCVLSMPLAHNMSTLIIIMPYHMEPLERLEKLLTRKQLDDWLSKQEEKAMAVSLPKVSLEVGHDLQKYLGELGLTEAVDKAKADLSNISGKKDLYLSNVLHVSALEWDTPGNTFNTSIYSSERMKNPKLFYADHPFIFLVKDNRSKSILFIGRMVHPNGKKMKDEL, encoded by the exons ATGCTGTTGCTGACCATGGTGACTCTATGCCTCCTGGTCATGGCTGCCTCCAGCGAGGACAAGGCTCTCAGCAGCCACGCTGCCACCATGGCTGACAACAGCGCCAGCCTGGCCTTCAACCTCTACCACACCATGGCCAAGGAGAAGGACCTGGAGAACATCCTTATCTCACCTGTGGTGGTGGCCTCCACCTTGGGTCTGGTAGCTCTGGCTGGCAAGGAGTCCACCCCCTCCCAGGTCAAAGCGGTGCTGGGGGCCGACAAGGTGCTGGATGAGCATCTGCATGCAGGTCTGGCCGAGCTCCTCACCGACGTCAGCAATTCCACAGCCCGCAACGTCACCTGGAAGCTGGGCAGCCGCCTCTACGGTCCCTCCTCCATCAGCTTCGCCGACGGCTTCGTCCAGAGCAGCAAGAAGTTCTACAACGTCGAGCACTCCAAGATTAACTTCCGCGACAAGAAGACCGCCATGAAGTCCATCAACACGTGGATGTCCAAATCCACCGGCGGGAAGCTGCCCGAGGTCATCAAGGACATGGAGAGGACGGACGGAGCCATGATCATCAACGCCATGTTTTTCAAAC CCCACTGGCACGAGCAGTTCCACCACAAGATGGTTGACGACCGGACCTTCCTGGTGCATCACTCTTTAACTATTTCCCTTCCCATGATGCACCGCACAG GTCTCTATCCTTTCTTTGAGGATAAGGACAACAAGCTCTGTGTGCTGAGCATGCCCCTGGCCCACAATATGTCCACCCTAATCATCATCATGCCGTACCACATGGAGCCCTTGGAGAGGCTGGAGAAGCTGCTGACTCGCAAGCAACTGGACGACTGGCTGAGCAAACAGGAGGAGAAGGCAATGGCCGTGTCTCTGCCCAAAGTCAGCCTGGAAGTCGGCCACGACCTACAG AAATACCTCGGAGAGCTCGGCCTGACAGAAGCTGTGGACAAAGCTAAGGCTGACCTGTCCAATATCTCGGGCAAGAAGGACCTGTATCTGTCCAACGTTCTACATGTCTCCGCCTTGGAGTGGGACACGCCGGGGAACACGTTCAACACCAGCATCTACAGCTCGGAGAGGATGAAGAACCCCAAGCTGTTCTACGCCGATCACCCATTCATCTTCCTCGTGAAGGACAACCGGAGCAAGTCCATCCTCTTCATTGGGAGGATGGTACACCCCAATGGCAAGAAGATGAAAGATGAGctttaa